The following are encoded in a window of Chaetodon auriga isolate fChaAug3 chromosome 24, fChaAug3.hap1, whole genome shotgun sequence genomic DNA:
- the LOC143317428 gene encoding low affinity immunoglobulin gamma Fc region receptor III-like: MDISRAAIPPNSRKRRFLPASHLSCTSAGADSQQPGIMGLTALCSRLLMVVLVLLVAQNDYSYFAEKTDAAFPRVSPDRLQFFEYESISLSCEEFGGLTEWRVMRKPNKINPTDSANWNSSAPSCTIGLAFERHSGDYWCEDAEGERSGAVNITVTAGPVILQVTARPVEEGFDVILHCRNKKSQSEHIADFFKDGFHLGTQYKSNMTIQNFSKSDEGLYKCRISGAGESPESRLTVFHPSEVGSEETRPSHSQSPDLLFLLWIVGFVPLLLLLVMGLRLSGKHRGNHWLNNVHRHFFHE, translated from the exons ATGGATATTTCTAGAGCTGCAATTCCACCCAACAGTCGAAAGAGGAGGTTCCTACCTGCATCACATCTGAGCTGTACTTCAGCTGGTGCTGACAGTCAGCAGCCAGGCATCATGGGCCTTacagctctctgcagcagactgt TGATGGTCGTGTTGGTCCTGCTGGTCGCACAAAATGACTACAGTTACTTTGCTGAAAAGACTG atGCAGCATTTCCTCGTGTTTCTCCAGACAGACTGCAGTTTTTTGAATATGAGTCCATCAGTCTAAGTTGTGAAGAGTTCGGTGGCTTGACTGAATGGAGAGTGATGAGGAAACCCAACAAAATAAATCCAACAGATTCTGCTAACTGGAACTCTTCAGCACCATCATGCACCATTGGCCTTGCCTTTGAAAGACACAGTGGAGACTACTGGTGTGAagatgcagagggagaaaggagcGGTGCTGTCAACATCACTGTCACCG CTGGCCCTGTGATCCTGCAAGTGACTGCCCGTCCTGTGGAGGAAGGATTCGATGTGATTCTTCACTGCAGAAACAAGAAAAGTCAGTCAGAACACATTGCTGATTTCTTCAAAGATGGTTTTCATCTGGGGACCCAGTATAAAAGCAACATGACCATCCAAAACTTTTCCAAGTCTGATGAAGGACTCTACAAGTGCAGAATCTCTGGAGCTGGAGAATCGCCAGAGAGCCGGCTGACTGTTTTCCATCCAAGTGAAGTCGGCTCGGAAGAGACTCGTCCTTCACACAGTCAATCCCCCgatctcctcttcctgctgtggATTGTTGGATttgtgcctctgctgctgctgctggtgatgggGTTACGTCTCTCTGGGAAACACAGAGGTAATCACTGGCTGAATAATGTTCACAGGCATTTTTTTCATGAGTGA
- the LOC143317429 gene encoding uncharacterized protein LOC143317429, with product MTLTNAGPAYEDVSGCRQSGVVYSYNDEVSSDPDTCSTEYCDNYATIQQNDLCGSMEHCYGNNSCILNPICTVTGPAVIGIYGDLNTVQDRCAYTLLTSSSVPDLTVVGYFRERRRRDVSFLDSVTLQLDGEEDVHLEQGGIVKLGNTMQTINGSTVLSNGVEVSEDQTGVTAVKTIGSSTVSVFFDGNTAQIFLKGLSDSLLDGLCADSTSVILTLCCVSPPSCEVLYNDTADSSINCTTMTEHCNFLNDTVFTSCHNHIDPTPYIDACIDTLCKYPAVDGLDCQFLDAYARHCSLRINDTVDSWRSMTDCSSPQPFCQGRICSDHEFCAETIGGEIGCFCRAVFAFPYKSNDTLGDLTVCEENSASVTLVGCLLEEKGIDYTTLHLNDPTCTGQMDEVDHMVTYSYNSSDPCGTEVTANNSLLIYTNTITGNNSSSDNITHQDQIYIDFSCYYTQPDVNPVTFKVKDSSVIQKIISGTWNYTVTMKAYTDSDLTKTVHSNTEVQLNQKIWVVLEGDELDDGLVALVTDSCWVINQAGTQTYNLIKDGCANDQTVNVEVNGEGTSSHFSFDMFQFSRSSSEVSMYCNVNLCANLNQACVPDCSGSRRRRRSAGSKYLEEAPALITMTLH from the exons ATGACTTTGACTAACGCGGGTCCTGCCTACGAAGACGTCAGCGGATGCAGACAGTCAG GTGTTGTGTATTCTTATAATGACGAGGTCAGTTCTGATCCAGACACCTGCTCCACTgaatactgtgataattacgcAACCATCCAGCAGAATGATTTATGTGGCTCCATGGAGCATTGCTATGGCAACAACAG CTGCATTCTTAACCCCATCTGCACTGTGACCGGCCCCGCTGTCATCGGCATTTACGGTGATCTTAACACGGTCCAGGATCGGTGTGCGTACACTCTGCTGACGAGTTCGTCAGTCCCTGACCTCACTGTGGTGGGGTATTTCCGGGAACGCCGTCGTAGAGATGTGAGCTTTTTGGACAGTGTGACACTGCAACTGGACGGAGAAGAAGATGTTCACCTGGAACAAGGGGGGATAGTTAAG CTGGGAAACACAATGCAGACCATCAACGGCTCGACTGTGCTGTCAAACGGTGTGGAGGTCTCTGAGGACCAAACTGGAGTCACTGCTGTGAAGACAATCGGCAGcagcactgtttctgttttctttgatgGCAACACTGCACAGATCTTCCTTAAAG GACTTAGTGATTCACTACTTGATGGTTTGTGTGCTGACTCCACATCTGTGA TCctgactttgtgttgtgtgtcgcCCCCTAGCTGTGAGGTGCTGTACAatgacactgctgacagttcgaTCAACTGCACCACGATGACTGAACA CTGTAATTTCCTGAATGACACGGTCTTCACCAGCTGTCACAACCACATCGATCCAACCCCCTACATAGACGCCTGCATCGACACTTTGTGCAAATACCCTGCTGTGGACGGTCTCGACTGTCAGTTCCTGGATGCCTACGCCAGACACTGCAGCCTGCGCATCAACGACACAGTGGACAGCTGGAGGTCAATGACCGACTGCT cctccCCTCAGCCCTTCTGTCAGGGAAGGATCTGCAGTGATCATGAGTTCTGTGCAGAGACCATCGGTGGTGAAATCGGCTGCTTCTGTCGGGCCGTTTTTGCCTTCCCGTACAAATCCAATGACACTTTGG GTGACCTGACGGTCTGCGAGGAGAACTCAGCTTCAGTTACTCTGGTCGGGTGTCTCCTGGAGGAGAAAGGCATCGACTACACAACCTTACACCTCAATGACCCCACCTGCACAGGTCAGATGGATGAGGTTGACCACATGGTGACCTACAGCTACAACAGCAGCGACCCCTGTGGGACGGAGGTCACG gccaacaacagcctaCTGATCTACACGAACACCATCACAGGTAACAACAGCTCCTCTGACAACATCACTCACCAGGACCAAATCTACATCGACTTCTCCTGCTACTATACTCAGCCAGATGTCAACCCTGTGACCTTCAAAGTCAAAGACAG ctctgtgatccAGAAGATCATATCTGGAACTTGGAATTACACTGTGACCATGAAAGCCTACACTGACAGCGACCTCACAAAAACTGTGCACTCCAACACCGAAGTCCAGCTGAACCAGAAGATCTGGGTGGTGCTGGAGGGTGACGAGCTGGATGACGGTTTGGTTGCCCTGGTGACCGACTCCTGCTGGGTAATCAACCAGGCTGGGACTCAGACATACAACCTGATCAAAGATGG CTGTGCGAATGACCAGACAGTGAATGTGGAGGTAAACGGAGAGGGAACGTCCAGCCACTTCTCCTTCGACATGTTCCAGTTCTCCAGGAGTTCTTCTGAGGTCTCTATGTACTGTAATGTCAACCTGTGTGCCAACCTCAACCAGGCCTGCGTCCCG GATTGCAGTGGAAGTCGTCGGAGACGCAGATCTGCTGGGTCCAAATATTTAGAGGAAGCCCCGGCCTTGATCACCATGACCCTTCACTAA